A single Lolium perenne isolate Kyuss_39 chromosome 6, Kyuss_2.0, whole genome shotgun sequence DNA region contains:
- the LOC127309439 gene encoding protein RADIALIS-like 4 isoform X1, which yields MSRPWTKRQNKLFEKVLAKYDEDTPDRWQKVARDVGDGRSAEEVKRHYEELEQDVKHIEEGDLRQYGGSRTGSANTNGGSSRSGSRQEQRQ from the coding sequence ATGAGTCGACCATGGACGAAGAGGCAGAACAAGCTGTTTGAGAAGGTTCTGGCCAAGTATGATGAGGATACGCCAGACCGCTGGCAGAAGGTGGCGCGGGATGTGGGCGACGGCAGGTCAGCCGAGGAAGTGAAAAGGCACTATGAGGAGCTGGAACAAGACGTGAAGCACATTGAGGAAGGAGACCTCCGCCAGTACGGCGGCAGCCGCACTGGAAGCGCCAACACCAACGGAGGCTCCAGCCGCAGTGGCAGCAGGCAGGAGCAGAG
- the LOC127309439 gene encoding protein RADIALIS-like 4 isoform X2, with translation MSRPWTKRQNKLFEKVLAKYDEDTPDRWQKVARDVGDGRSAEEVKRHYEELEQDVKHIEEGDLRQYGGSRTGSANTNGGSSRSGSRQEQR, from the coding sequence ATGAGTCGACCATGGACGAAGAGGCAGAACAAGCTGTTTGAGAAGGTTCTGGCCAAGTATGATGAGGATACGCCAGACCGCTGGCAGAAGGTGGCGCGGGATGTGGGCGACGGCAGGTCAGCCGAGGAAGTGAAAAGGCACTATGAGGAGCTGGAACAAGACGTGAAGCACATTGAGGAAGGAGACCTCCGCCAGTACGGCGGCAGCCGCACTGGAAGCGCCAACACCAACGGAGGCTCCAGCCGCAGTGGCAGCAGGCAGGAGCAGAGGTA